In Anaerolineales bacterium, the following proteins share a genomic window:
- the add gene encoding adenosine deaminase → MSVTDRVTASLNTYRALPKVELHRHLEGSLRLDTMLDIATKHGITIPADVLRLSTLVQVQEEDKFTFQNFLGKFNTLRLFYRSPDVIHRITREAIEDAAKDNVKYMELRFTPVALSRAERFPLHDVIDWVITSARDASEKQNVIVKLIVSVNRHEGTDIAEQVAWLAAEHVKDGIVAMDLAGNEADFPSQPFYGIFKEAKQAGLHVTIHAGEWGPGYNVREAIEEIGAERIGHGVRVMEDDSIVALARERQTAFEVCITSNYQSGVFESLETHPLMKMHAAGLNVTINTDDPSISRITLSHEYYTACEDLKMPQNILKQQIVAAAKASFIGETEKGKLVTQMEKDLKL, encoded by the coding sequence ATGAGCGTCACTGACCGAGTCACCGCTTCGCTAAACACGTATCGCGCTCTTCCGAAAGTGGAGTTGCATCGGCATCTCGAAGGCTCACTGCGACTCGACACGATGCTCGATATCGCGACGAAGCACGGCATCACCATCCCTGCCGATGTGTTGCGGCTCAGCACGCTCGTGCAAGTGCAAGAAGAAGACAAATTCACCTTTCAAAATTTCCTCGGCAAATTCAATACGTTGCGTCTCTTCTACCGCTCTCCCGACGTGATCCATCGCATCACGCGTGAGGCAATCGAAGACGCGGCGAAAGATAACGTGAAGTACATGGAATTGCGTTTTACGCCGGTCGCGTTGAGCCGCGCGGAACGGTTTCCGCTTCACGATGTGATCGATTGGGTAATAACGAGCGCGCGCGACGCGTCGGAAAAGCAGAATGTGATCGTCAAGTTGATCGTGTCGGTGAACCGGCACGAGGGGACCGACATCGCCGAACAAGTGGCATGGCTCGCGGCGGAACACGTCAAAGACGGCATCGTCGCGATGGACCTCGCAGGCAACGAAGCGGACTTTCCATCACAGCCGTTTTATGGGATTTTCAAAGAAGCGAAGCAAGCGGGTTTGCATGTGACCATCCACGCTGGAGAATGGGGTCCCGGCTACAACGTGCGCGAAGCCATCGAAGAGATCGGCGCGGAGCGCATCGGTCACGGAGTGCGCGTGATGGAAGACGACTCCATTGTTGCGCTGGCGCGCGAACGACAGACCGCGTTTGAAGTGTGCATCACGAGCAATTATCAATCGGGCGTTTTTGAATCGCTGGAAACGCATCCGCTGATGAAAATGCACGCTGCGGGGTTGAACGTCACCATCAACACCGACGACCCCAGCATCTCACGCATCACTTTGAGCCACGAGTATTACACCGCCTGCGAAGACTTGAAGATGCCGCAAAATATTTTGAAACAGCAAATCGTCGCTGCGGCGAAAGCATCGTTTATCGGCGAGACTGAAAAGGGCAAACTTGTAACGCAAATGGAAAAGGATTTGAAGTTATAA
- the acnA gene encoding aconitate hydratase AcnA: protein MNNSFNARDTLKVGKKEYIYYRLDALEKAGLTQLKRLPFSIRIMLEAALRQCNDKEITQTDVKNIAAWTPLSDSRPGIPFLPARVIMQDFTGVPAIVDLAAMRAAVARLGGDPKKINPLVPVDLVIDHSIQVDFFATADALQRNTEMEFLRNKERYEFLKWGQHAFQNFRVVPPMTGIVHQVNLEYLADVVMTKKDGNETVAFPDTLVGTDSHTTMINGLGVVGWGVGGIEAEAVMLGQPMDMLLPDVIGFKLHGKLREGVTATDLVLTVTQMLRKKGVVDKFVEFFGPGLDTMSLPDRATIGNMAPEYGATIGYFPVDKETLRYMKLTGRSDETIALTEAYARAQGLFHDADTPHPEYTDTLELDLGAVVPSLAGPKRPQDRVPMAELKETFNKALTAPVKERGFELKPDALTSEATYGTNGGSMKMKHGAVVIAAITSCTNTSNPSVLVAAGLLAKKAIEKGLNVKPYVKTSLAPGSRVVTEYLKQANLLDPLAKLGFNVIAYGCTTCIGNSGPLPAEVAKAVTGSDLVAAAVLSGNRNFEGRIHSLVKANFLASPPLVVAYALAGTVDIDLDKEPLGVGSDGAPVFLRDLWPTQQEINEVASSSVRAEMFRDRYADVFSGSDMWKDIKVTGGDLYEWDENSTYIHHPPYFQKLTLDVGSVKDIKGARVLGMFGDSITTDHISPAGNIAVDSPAGKYLQERDVAPQYFNSYGSRRGNDLVMARGTFANIRIKNLLVAPKEGNWTKHHTSGEVMSIYDAAMKYQSEGTPVIVIAGKEYGTGSSRDWAAKGPLLQGVRAVIAESFERIHRSNLVGMGILPLKFMDGQNAESLDLKGDEEYDIEGLNNLKPKSVLNVKAKRSDGSLVEFQATALLNTDVEVNYYHNGGILHTVLRNLVK from the coding sequence ATGAACAATTCTTTTAATGCACGCGACACACTCAAAGTGGGGAAAAAGGAATACATCTACTATCGCCTCGACGCATTGGAAAAAGCGGGTTTGACCCAACTCAAACGGCTTCCGTTTTCGATCCGCATCATGCTGGAGGCGGCTCTGCGTCAATGCAACGACAAAGAGATCACTCAAACGGACGTAAAAAATATCGCGGCGTGGACGCCTCTCTCGGACAGCCGCCCAGGCATCCCCTTCCTCCCTGCCCGCGTCATCATGCAAGATTTCACTGGCGTGCCTGCCATCGTTGACCTCGCGGCGATGCGCGCGGCGGTGGCACGTCTCGGCGGCGACCCGAAAAAGATCAATCCGCTTGTGCCGGTCGATCTGGTGATTGACCATTCGATCCAAGTGGATTTCTTCGCCACAGCGGACGCGTTGCAACGCAACACCGAAATGGAATTTCTGCGTAACAAAGAACGCTATGAATTTCTCAAATGGGGTCAACACGCCTTCCAAAACTTCCGTGTCGTGCCGCCGATGACCGGCATCGTGCATCAAGTCAACTTGGAATATCTCGCCGACGTGGTGATGACAAAGAAAGACGGCAACGAAACGGTCGCCTTCCCCGATACGCTTGTCGGCACCGACTCGCACACAACGATGATCAACGGACTCGGCGTTGTCGGCTGGGGCGTGGGCGGAATCGAAGCCGAAGCCGTAATGCTCGGTCAACCGATGGACATGCTCTTGCCCGACGTGATCGGCTTCAAACTGCACGGCAAATTGCGCGAGGGCGTCACTGCCACCGATCTCGTCCTCACCGTCACACAGATGCTTCGCAAAAAAGGCGTAGTGGATAAATTCGTCGAGTTCTTCGGTCCGGGGTTGGACACGATGTCATTGCCCGACCGCGCCACGATCGGCAACATGGCTCCCGAATACGGCGCCACCATCGGCTACTTCCCAGTGGATAAAGAAACGCTTCGCTACATGAAGTTGACCGGTCGCTCCGATGAGACCATCGCGCTCACGGAAGCCTACGCGCGCGCGCAGGGACTCTTCCACGATGCGGACACGCCTCATCCCGAATACACCGACACGCTCGAACTCGACCTTGGGGCTGTCGTGCCCTCGTTAGCCGGACCCAAGCGTCCGCAAGATCGCGTGCCGATGGCTGAACTCAAAGAGACATTCAACAAAGCATTGACCGCGCCAGTGAAAGAACGCGGCTTTGAACTGAAGCCCGATGCGTTGACATCCGAAGCCACGTATGGAACCAACGGCGGCTCGATGAAGATGAAGCACGGCGCGGTCGTCATCGCGGCGATCACGTCTTGTACGAACACAAGCAACCCGTCGGTGCTGGTCGCGGCAGGATTGCTCGCCAAGAAAGCCATCGAAAAAGGACTCAACGTCAAGCCGTATGTCAAAACGTCGCTTGCGCCGGGTTCACGCGTGGTGACGGAATATCTGAAGCAAGCCAACTTGCTCGATCCGCTCGCCAAACTCGGGTTCAACGTCATCGCCTATGGTTGCACCACGTGCATCGGCAATTCAGGTCCGTTGCCGGCTGAGGTGGCGAAAGCAGTTACAGGGTCCGATCTTGTAGCGGCGGCGGTGCTATCTGGTAATAGAAACTTCGAGGGGCGAATCCACTCGCTGGTGAAAGCAAACTTCCTAGCCAGTCCGCCGCTTGTCGTCGCCTACGCGCTCGCGGGGACTGTTGATATTGACCTCGACAAAGAACCGCTCGGCGTCGGTTCAGACGGCGCGCCTGTTTTCTTGAGAGACCTGTGGCCCACACAACAAGAGATTAACGAGGTCGCTTCGTCGAGCGTGCGCGCTGAAATGTTCAGGGACAGATACGCCGACGTGTTTAGCGGCTCAGATATGTGGAAGGACATCAAAGTTACCGGCGGCGATCTGTACGAATGGGACGAGAACTCGACATACATTCACCATCCGCCGTATTTCCAGAAACTCACGCTCGATGTCGGTTCGGTGAAAGATATCAAGGGCGCGCGTGTGTTGGGCATGTTCGGCGATTCGATCACCACCGATCACATCTCGCCTGCCGGAAACATCGCCGTCGACTCGCCCGCCGGAAAATATCTGCAGGAACGCGACGTGGCTCCGCAATATTTCAACTCATACGGTTCGCGCCGCGGCAACGACCTTGTGATGGCGCGGGGGACGTTCGCCAACATCCGCATCAAGAATTTGCTGGTCGCGCCGAAAGAGGGCAACTGGACAAAACATCACACCAGCGGCGAGGTGATGTCCATTTACGACGCGGCGATGAAATACCAAAGCGAAGGGACGCCCGTCATCGTTATTGCCGGGAAAGAATACGGGACCGGCTCCAGCCGCGACTGGGCGGCGAAGGGACCGTTACTGCAAGGCGTGCGCGCGGTGATCGCCGAATCGTTCGAGCGAATCCACCGTTCAAATTTGGTCGGCATGGGCATTCTGCCGTTGAAATTCATGGACGGGCAGAACGCTGAGTCGCTGGACTTGAAAGGCGATGAGGAATACGACATCGAAGGTTTGAACAACTTGAAACCGAAAAGTGTTTTGAATGTGAAGGCAAAACGTTCCGACGGTTCGTTGGTCGAATTCCAAGCCACCGCCCTGCTGAACACCGACGTGGAAGTGAATTACTATCACAACGGCGGCATTCTCCACACGGTGTTGAGGAATTTGGTAAAGTAG
- a CDS encoding NUDIX domain-containing protein has protein sequence MNRIRPIALCVFKNDNRILVFEGFDSIKNETYYRPLGGGIEFGESGEVAVRREIMEELHSEIEGLRHLGYLENIFHHNGQMGHEIVTVFDGVLSESKLYEQTEMEVIEANGERIRVVWKSVDEFGEGKSILYPGGLLEMLK, from the coding sequence ATGAATCGAATCCGCCCGATCGCGCTTTGTGTGTTCAAGAACGATAACCGTATTCTCGTCTTTGAAGGATTTGATTCGATCAAGAACGAAACGTATTACCGTCCGTTGGGAGGGGGAATCGAGTTTGGCGAAAGCGGGGAGGTCGCTGTCCGCCGCGAGATCATGGAAGAGTTGCACAGCGAGATCGAGGGTTTACGGCATCTGGGCTATCTTGAAAATATCTTCCACCACAATGGGCAGATGGGTCACGAGATCGTAACGGTTTTCGATGGGGTGTTGAGCGAGTCGAAGTTGTACGAGCAGACTGAAATGGAAGTCATCGAAGCGAACGGGGAGCGCATCCGCGTGGTGTGGAAGAGTGTGGATGAGTTCGGGGAGGGGAAGTCGATCCTGTATCCCGGTGGGTTGTTGGAAATGTTGAAATAA
- the miaB gene encoding tRNA (N6-isopentenyl adenosine(37)-C2)-methylthiotransferase MiaB produces MKYHIWTEGCQMNVADSQRVGSSLEHLGYQFTNTIEEADVIVLNTCVVRQSAEDKAIGRLSSLLPLKRQNPNLVINLMGCLVGVRGADKLREKLPYVDVFSPPSDPGPLVSYLSQGEIRSLENSETTRRFLMMDDELILPQHERGQLVSAHVPIVYGCSHACTFCIIPFRRGIERSRPVGDIVSEIRSLAAQGVKEVTLLGQIVDRYGKDVPDGPNLAQLLRVIHEVEGVERIRFLTSHPSYFTEELMEAIAELPKVMPHIEVPIQAGDDEVLANMKRGYTQQDYRNLIETIRKKIPDCSIATDIIVGFPGETEEQFLETHRVLSDLRLDVAHLARYSPREGTVATRRMVDDVPEEEKMRRFRLLEELQEGIVGEINKKYLGETVDVLFEEKVKNRWRGRTPTNKLVFVESDDNLKGQILPVTVTWTGPWSMQANLQRQPELISV; encoded by the coding sequence ATGAAATACCATATCTGGACCGAGGGATGCCAAATGAACGTCGCCGACTCGCAGCGCGTCGGCTCGTCGTTGGAGCATCTCGGCTATCAATTTACGAATACCATCGAAGAAGCGGACGTGATCGTTCTCAACACCTGCGTGGTGCGGCAATCGGCGGAAGATAAAGCGATCGGACGCCTCTCCAGCCTGCTCCCGTTGAAGAGGCAGAATCCCAACCTTGTCATCAACCTCATGGGGTGCCTCGTCGGCGTGCGCGGCGCGGACAAGTTGCGCGAAAAACTTCCTTACGTGGATGTGTTCTCCCCGCCGTCTGACCCGGGTCCGCTTGTCTCGTATTTGAGTCAGGGCGAGATTCGTTCGCTGGAAAATTCCGAAACGACGCGCCGCTTCCTGATGATGGACGACGAATTGATTCTCCCTCAACACGAACGCGGACAACTCGTCAGCGCGCATGTGCCGATCGTGTACGGTTGTTCACATGCCTGCACGTTTTGCATCATCCCATTCCGACGCGGCATCGAGCGCAGTCGTCCCGTTGGCGATATTGTTTCAGAGATTCGCTCGCTCGCCGCGCAAGGCGTGAAAGAAGTAACGCTTCTCGGACAAATCGTGGATCGCTATGGCAAAGACGTTCCCGATGGACCCAACCTCGCGCAACTGCTTCGTGTCATTCACGAGGTCGAAGGCGTTGAGCGTATCCGCTTTCTCACATCGCATCCCAGTTACTTCACTGAAGAGTTGATGGAAGCCATCGCCGAACTTCCGAAGGTCATGCCGCATATCGAAGTGCCGATTCAAGCGGGCGACGACGAAGTGTTGGCGAACATGAAGCGCGGCTACACTCAGCAGGATTATCGCAACCTCATCGAAACCATCCGCAAGAAGATTCCCGACTGCTCCATCGCGACGGACATCATCGTGGGATTCCCCGGCGAGACTGAAGAACAATTTTTGGAAACGCACCGCGTCCTTTCCGATCTTCGGCTTGACGTGGCTCATCTGGCGCGTTATTCCCCCCGTGAAGGGACCGTCGCCACGCGCCGCATGGTGGATGATGTCCCCGAAGAGGAAAAGATGCGCCGCTTCCGCCTGTTGGAAGAGTTGCAGGAGGGAATCGTCGGCGAGATCAACAAAAAATATTTAGGCGAAACCGTTGACGTTTTGTTCGAAGAGAAAGTGAAGAATCGCTGGCGCGGACGAACTCCCACGAACAAATTAGTATTCGTTGAATCGGATGACAATTTGAAAGGTCAAATTTTGCCAGTCACCGTCACGTGGACGGGACCGTGGTCTATGCAGGCGAATCTGCAGAGACAGCCTGAGTTGATTTCTGTGTAG